The Archaeoglobaceae archaeon genomic sequence TTTAATGGAAGCTGGTATGATGTTGGCAATCCGGATTCGTATCTCGAAGCTTTCAAAACATATACAGATCACTACGTTGACAGATCTGCGGAAATCGATAAATCCGTAAAGGTTATCGAGCCTGTTGTAATTGGGAAAGGTGCTAAGATCACAGGAAGGAGCATAATTGGCCCATACACTTTCATAGGGGAAAATTGCAGAATAGAGTCTTCAGATGTGAGCGAAAGCATAGTGTTTGAAAACACCACTCTCTCGAGAGTTAAACTTTGGAGAAGCATTGTGGATGATAAATGCGAAATTCGAAATATACAGCTCGTTGGCTCAATCATTGGCGGTAATGCAAAGATCCAAGGAGGATGAAAGCCTTAATTCTGGATGGCTACGTTGACGAACCTTCTTGCTTGGGGGTTCCACCTTTCGTTTCGCCATATCCAAGGTTCTTATACGGTCTGCTAAAGCACGCTGGAATTTCTGCAATTTACACGACAATTGACAGCTTCAGAGAGGACTATAAACTAAAAGATGAAATAAAAAACTTCGATTTACTGCTAATAATCGCAGGAATTGCTGTGCCCGGAAAATATCTTGGCGGAAAGCCCCTAAGCAAAAATGAAATCTTTTCACTGAACTTGGCTAAAAGAAATATTCTTTTAGGACCAATTTACCTTGAATTATCAAGGCCGGACATTACAAAGCTTGAGGATGCTTCGATTGAAGTCATTGAATTCCCCTTTGAAGAGCGAATTTGCGAACTTTTTGGTTTGAAACCCGAGTTCGATAAATTTTTAATAGCCGGTGCAGATGTTGTGAGACAGCATCCGGAATTTCCAAGTATTATATGTGAGATTGAGACATACAGAGGTTGTTATTGGGCTAAGTGTTCGTTTTGCATAGAGAGATTTCAAAAGTTCCGGATGAGAGATCCAAGAGCTGTTGTTTCGGAGATAAAAGCATTATACGATGCCGGAGTTCGATATTTCCGCTTAGGGAAGCAAACCGATTTCTTTACCTATTTAGCAGATTTCAAATACGACGTTCCTAAGCCTAATCCCGATGCATTAAAGCAATTTCATAGTGCTATCTGGAATAACTGTCCGAGAATAAAAACTCTGCATTTGGACAATGTAAATCCAAAAACGATTGCAGAATACCCGGAAGAGTCCAAAGAAATCATCAAAACAATTGCTACCTATCATACCCCTGGAAACGTGGCTGCTTTTGGCTTAGAAAGTGCAGATGAGAAGGTCATTAAAAAGAATGCTCTCTGCGCAACTCCTGAAGAGGTTATGAAGGCAATAGAGCTCATGAACAGATTTGGAGCAGCTCCTGGGTATAACGGACTACCTCTCCTGTTACCGGGCCTAAATTTTGTTATAGGTCTAAAAGGAGAAACTAAAGAGACTTTTGAAGCAAATTTTGAATTTCTAAAGGAAGTTCTGAAAAAGGGGCTTCTTTTGAGAAGAATAAACATAAGACAGGTAAAGATCTTTCCTGGGACTCCAATGGAGAAAGAGGGATATGGAAAACTGATTAAACATAAGCAATACTTTAACTTTTTTAAAAACAGGGTTCGTGAAGAGATTGACAACCTTATGCTCCGAAGGATTTTGCCAAAAGGCAGAAAGATTACAGATCTTAAAGTTGAAATCGAAGGAAAGATAAGCTTTGCAAGACAAATAGCTACTTATCCAATACTTGTAGGACTAATTGGGGAGTATAGAAAGGGAACTTTTTTAGATGCAAGAGTTGTGGATTATGGTTATAGAAGCGTCACAGCGGTTGAGAGTCCGTTAAATGTAAATAATGCCAGGCCAGATCAGTTAAAAGCGTTGATCGGTGCAAAATACTTGGAAATTTTGAAAAGAAGACCTTTCAGAAATTTAGAAGAGATTGATAAAATAGTTGAGGAAGCTAAATTGTTTTTTGTTGTAGAATAATAAAACCAAGATCGCAGAGTTGTGAAGTGATATGATTAAAACATAAATAAAAAAAATGGTAAATCGAAAAAGCTATAAGCGGGGAGATCAATGAAAGAGAAGGTGATCAAATGAATATATTTAACAATCTTCTTAACAGCACAGCTTTATTTAAAAATAGAGATGTTCTAAGGCATAGCTACACTCCGGAGAACTTGCCACACCGTGAAGAACAGATACAACAGCTTGTAGAGCTTCTTTCACCTCTTTTAAAGGGAGGAATTCCCTCGAACATCTTTATTTATGGCAAAACTGGCACGGGGAAAACTGCGACTGTAAAATTTGTAATAAAAAATCTTGAAGAGATCAGTCAAAAGGTTAACGCAAAAATAGTGGTTTTTTACCTGAACTGTGAGATAATCGATACTGCCTATCGGGTTCTCGCAACAATCGCGAGAAGGCTTGGGAAAAATGTGCCAATGACGGGTTGGCCAACCGATCAGGTGTATGAAGAAGTAAAGAATGCAATAGAATCCAACGACATAAGGATGGTAATCGTCCTCGACGAGATTGACAAACTCGTAAAAAGAGCTGAAGAAGCCTTGTATAGTCTTACAAGAATAAATTCAGACCTAAGCACTGGAAGAGTTTCATTAATTGGCATTTCGAATAATCTAAAGTTTAAGAGCTTCTTAGATGCGAGAATTTTGAGTTCACTTAGCGAAGAAGAACTCGTTTTTCCGCCTTACAATGCAGAACAACTTGAAGATATACTGAAGCAGAGAGCTGAACTTGCATTCGTTGAAGGTGCACTCGAAGATGGAGTGATTCAGCTGTGTAGCGCTATTGCAGCACAGGAGCATGGAGATGCAAGAAAAGCGCTTGATCTTCTAAGAGTGAGTGCAGAAATAGCTGAAAGAGAAAAAGACAATAAGGTAAGAATAAAGCATGTAAGAAAGGCAGTCAAAAAGATTGAAACAGACTACATGATCGAAACTGTCCGGACCTTACCGCTCCACACAAAGATACTACTTTACAGCATGACTCTTTTAGCCGAAAATTCTGACAAATTCACCACGGGAGAAGTTTACTGCATTTACAAAAAATTATGTGGAAAAGTCTGTATCGAAGCTTTAACTCAGCGCAGAGTCAGTGATCTGCTTGCAGAACTTGATTCTCTCGGAATTATAAACTCAATAGTTGTGTCAAAGGGGAGATATGGAAGGACAAGAGAGATAAAGATAGAATCGGACATAGAAGCGCTTAAAAAGGCACTTGAGGAGGACTACAGGCTACAAGAGCTCAAAAAATTCGAAGAAGAGACGAAAAAACTCCTAAAATTAGGTGTCTTTGATATCTAATTTTGTAGAAAAGTTTAAATATTGCTGTGTAAGAGTAGGTAAAATTAAAAGTGAGGTGTTAGATTTGAAGGAATTTGGATTTGGAAAACCGCCAGTAAAAGTTGGAGATGTTCGAGAAGTTAAGATTGAGGCAGTTGGTAGTGAAGGAGATGGAATAGCGAAGATAGAAGGTTTCGTAGTTTTCGTGCCCGGAGCTAAAATGAACGACAACGTAAAAATAAGAATTACGAAGGTTCTAAAAAAATATGGGTTTGCAGAAATAGTGGAGTAACTAAAGCTTTTTAACTAAATCTTCAATTTGAGCTATAAGCCCTTTTATTTTTTCTATATCTGTTTTGAGCTGTTCAATCTTGTCATATCCCTCGTCTTTAACCATTGCACCATATTGCGTAGGCACTATTATTCCGGATTGTTCCAGAACTCTCAAAGAGTAACGAACCCGATGTTTTGGCATGTTTAGCAGATCTGATAGCTTAAATATTCCTATTGGCTG encodes the following:
- a CDS encoding ORC1-type DNA replication protein; the protein is MNIFNNLLNSTALFKNRDVLRHSYTPENLPHREEQIQQLVELLSPLLKGGIPSNIFIYGKTGTGKTATVKFVIKNLEEISQKVNAKIVVFYLNCEIIDTAYRVLATIARRLGKNVPMTGWPTDQVYEEVKNAIESNDIRMVIVLDEIDKLVKRAEEALYSLTRINSDLSTGRVSLIGISNNLKFKSFLDARILSSLSEEELVFPPYNAEQLEDILKQRAELAFVEGALEDGVIQLCSAIAAQEHGDARKALDLLRVSAEIAEREKDNKVRIKHVRKAVKKIETDYMIETVRTLPLHTKILLYSMTLLAENSDKFTTGEVYCIYKKLCGKVCIEALTQRRVSDLLAELDSLGIINSIVVSKGRYGRTREIKIESDIEALKKALEEDYRLQELKKFEEETKKLLKLGVFDI
- a CDS encoding radical SAM protein, encoding MKALILDGYVDEPSCLGVPPFVSPYPRFLYGLLKHAGISAIYTTIDSFREDYKLKDEIKNFDLLLIIAGIAVPGKYLGGKPLSKNEIFSLNLAKRNILLGPIYLELSRPDITKLEDASIEVIEFPFEERICELFGLKPEFDKFLIAGADVVRQHPEFPSIICEIETYRGCYWAKCSFCIERFQKFRMRDPRAVVSEIKALYDAGVRYFRLGKQTDFFTYLADFKYDVPKPNPDALKQFHSAIWNNCPRIKTLHLDNVNPKTIAEYPEESKEIIKTIATYHTPGNVAAFGLESADEKVIKKNALCATPEEVMKAIELMNRFGAAPGYNGLPLLLPGLNFVIGLKGETKETFEANFEFLKEVLKKGLLLRRINIRQVKIFPGTPMEKEGYGKLIKHKQYFNFFKNRVREEIDNLMLRRILPKGRKITDLKVEIEGKISFARQIATYPILVGLIGEYRKGTFLDARVVDYGYRSVTAVESPLNVNNARPDQLKALIGAKYLEILKRRPFRNLEEIDKIVEEAKLFFVVE
- a CDS encoding TRAM domain-containing protein, with protein sequence MLDLKEFGFGKPPVKVGDVREVKIEAVGSEGDGIAKIEGFVVFVPGAKMNDNVKIRITKVLKKYGFAEIVE